The DNA window TTCATCGGCGGTTACCTTTACACCGCCCTCTAACTGAACAGCCCCAGTTTTCTTTTCGGCAGCCCCCTCTTTACCACCACCTTTAGTAGATGTTTTAGATTGCGCATCAGCTACAAGATTAGATAAAACATCGGCAAGCTCCTTAGAATTTGCATGCTTCAAATAATAAACGTGAATAGTACCCTCTACTCCACCCGAAGGAGAATCCAAACGGGCAATCAGTTCCTTAACTTTTATAATAGAACGTTTGGAACCAAGAACAATCACCGAGTTGGTACGTTCATCGGCAATCACTTTAGATATGGAAGGAGAATCTTCAAGCTCTGGTTCTGTTTTTCCGCGTGGAGCACGAGAACGCGAGTTACTGCTTGTTTTAGTGGTAGCCGCTTCAAACAATTGCAAAACCTTATCAGTAATATCGGATGCATCGGCATTTAAAATAGGAATAATTTCAATTACTTCTTGAGGACCTTCCTGATCGAGTTCTTTAATAATTTTAAGTATGCGCTCAATGTTAGAACCAGCATCTGTTAAAATAAGTGAGTTAGTGGTGGGATAAGCAAATAAATTACCATCTTTAGAAACCAGGCTTTTTACCACTGTAGCTAGTTCGTTAGCCGAAATATTTTTTACCTGAATAATGCGCGTGATGTATCTATCGGTAGACGGACTGCCATCACGAAAAATTTCAACAGGTTGATTAATTGCTTCTTTGGTTTGAATAATTTTTAATAAGCCCCCCGGCGTCATGACCGTGGTATAACCCAAAACCTGAAGAGCCGACAAAAAAGCCTGGTAGGCCATGTCTTTGGTCATGGGCTTTTCAGAAATAATGGTAATTTTTCCCTTGAGCTTGTCGTCCAATAAAAAATTGGTTCCGGTTGCCTTTGAAATTTGTTTCACCATGTCACCAATATCAACATTGGTGGCATTAAGATAAATAAGTTCTTCACCGGCCTGAGCTTGCTGCTGGTTTATTTCTTGATTTTCATTAGAAACAGGAGTGGGAGCTTCTTCTGCATCTTCATCACCAGGAGCGTCCAAACTTGTTATAGGAGAGGAAGGAACATTTACGGGCGGAACAACAACAGTTTGATCGGGGCTTCCAAATTTTTCTATAAGAGCAGGATCAAGCGCTGATATTTTAGGAGAAACATCTTCAGCATAAGCCGACACAAGCCAACCGCACGCAGCAAAACCTGCGCACAAAACTGTTAGCCTGCAAATTGTAATCACTTTACTTAATTTCATATTCCAACGTCAGTGGACTATTTTTACGTTCTATATCAATGGTGATTTTAGATTCATTTTTAAGTTTGTTAAAGAGCTCCAAACCTTTTTTCATATCCATTTCTTCCCCGTTTATTTTAAGAAGCACATCTCCACGATTTAAGCCCAGATTTGAAAAAATACTTCCAGGCCTTACCGACAACAACCTTAAACCGCTAGCTTTTCCATCTTTCATGTAGGGAACCACACGAGCCTGAGTATAAATTTTATCCAAGTTTGCCAACTGAGCTTCTAACTCGGCCCTGCTTAACACAAAACTGGTTTCAGTTTTTTTCTCAACACTAATATCGCTTTTAGATTCAGGAGCTTTAGGCTCTGGAACTATCTTCTCATCCCGTTCGGGAGGAGTGTTAAGCGAAAACTTTTTTGCAAAATCTTCTAGCTCTACAAATTCCAAACGCTTTTTATGTAAAAATTCCACCCGATTAAACAAAATACGCACAATTTTGGTATCGGGAGCAAAGCTTTTATCGCCACCTATTTGGTAAACATCTTGGCCATCTTTTCCCTTACCGGTAGAAACTATACAACTAGAACGCTCATCTTCGCCACTTCCCACTGAGAAGGTTGAAATAAGCTTGATAGACAAAGTTGTTTTTACAGCATCTCCTGTTACCGGCACATCTTCATCATTGGAAGCTGTTTCAGTTGTATCTCCAGCACCCGGAGGAGAATAGATAGCTTTGGAGTCAAAAACATTTCTTTCAAGGATCGATTTAAAATTGTCTTTAGGAGGAACCGGCTCCTCTTGCACGGGCACCTTTGGCAAAGACACTTTTAACGACGGCTGCGATAGACCGCCTTCAAACTTAAGACCTACAAAATTGGCCACAATGCGGGCCAAAAAGTAGGACGATACGATGACCGCCACAAGGCTGATCAACCACATATACTTTTTGAGATAAAAACTCATTTTTTAGGAGCCACTGGCCCCCTCCATGCCGTATACGGGATGGACATCTCCCCCTCGACTCAGTCGCCTTGCATGACACTCAACTTGCACGTTAAAAAGCGGGCGCACCACAACACATTTTAAAATTAACGCATGATGGGGACGATAAAGATTCAAACTTTTTTTAAATTAGCAAAAAAAGGTGTGATGAGCAATTAAAAAGACGTAATTTCAGGCATTTTTGACTGAGGCAAGAACTCTTCCAGTCCCTCATTTTTGAAATAGGTAACAAAAATTTGAGTTACCTCACTCGCAGTAGCTGCATGAAGTGCTTTTTTGGAGAGCTTTTTAAGTTTTTTGGCATCCAAACGGTTTACAAGATACTTTATTTTAGCAATAAGAGGCACACTCATACTTAAACCTGGAATCCCAATACCCGTAAGAAACGCTACCGACAACGGATGAGATGCCATTTCACCACATATAGTAACCGACTTG is part of the bacterium genome and encodes:
- the gspD gene encoding type II secretion system secretin GspD, which translates into the protein MKLSKVITICRLTVLCAGFAACGWLVSAYAEDVSPKISALDPALIEKFGSPDQTVVVPPVNVPSSPITSLDAPGDEDAEEAPTPVSNENQEINQQQAQAGEELIYLNATNVDIGDMVKQISKATGTNFLLDDKLKGKITIISEKPMTKDMAYQAFLSALQVLGYTTVMTPGGLLKIIQTKEAINQPVEIFRDGSPSTDRYITRIIQVKNISANELATVVKSLVSKDGNLFAYPTTNSLILTDAGSNIERILKIIKELDQEGPQEVIEIIPILNADASDITDKVLQLFEAATTKTSSNSRSRAPRGKTEPELEDSPSISKVIADERTNSVIVLGSKRSIIKVKELIARLDSPSGGVEGTIHVYYLKHANSKELADVLSNLVADAQSKTSTKGGGKEGAAEKKTGAVQLEGGVKVTADEGTNALVITASPKDFETLINMVVAKLDIPRRQVYLEAIVMELAVNKNNTFGVNGNLGNVFSAFGGNNLTAFGAVLPNALSTLSTIAGASGGVGGGIFSERQVSIPTPDGKSIQVPAVSAIIQALSTSSDVNVLSTPSILTLDNEEALIQVGEEVPVVNGQTTTTAGLSTSNVTREDTGIILKVTPQVSESNTVRLKIEQEISNALPVTSDTKDLGPTFTKRTVNTTVVASDKQTIVIGGLIDESNTISTGKVPLLGDVPVLGNLFKTKAQSKSKKNIIVFITAYIIRDRSDYLAILEKKINERNAFIDMNFGKSQRNQIRESIKNHANNLLEFKDVLNQNYGGSSAPTVIESSAPSSSSVSVSPATGNSAVSSNTSPAQAAPSQTTSSETKSAEKSTNK